The following are encoded together in the Lathyrus oleraceus cultivar Zhongwan6 chromosome 3, CAAS_Psat_ZW6_1.0, whole genome shotgun sequence genome:
- the LOC127131806 gene encoding pectinesterase/pectinesterase inhibitor PPE8B-like: MAFLFCIPFVVQPVSNHVSFKEELPTWVEEKDTMLLTNDDIHVDIVVVGDGSGNFVKVMDMVLAAPKHSKKRFVIKVKRGIYMENVIIGADKSNLVLIGDGMDVTVISGNLSHCQNNLTTYTTSTFGKEINKLG, translated from the coding sequence ATGGCGTTCCTTTTTTGCATTCCTTTCGTTGTACAACCGGTGTCAAATCATGTCTCATTTAAAGAGGAGCTTCCAACGTGGGTGGAAGAAAAAGACACCATGTTGCTCACAAATGATGATATtcatgttgatattgttgttgttggtgaTGGTTCGGGAAATTTCGTTAAAGTTATGGACATGGTGTTAGCAGCACCAAAGCATAGCAAGAAACGTTTTGTGATAAAAGTCAAGAGGGGGATTTACATGGAAAATGTGATTATTGGTGCGGATAAGTCGAACCTCGTGCTTATTGGAGACGGAATGGATGTTACAGTTATTTCTGGTAATTTGAGTCACTGCCAAAACAACTTGACTACGTACACGACATCTACCTTTGGTAAGGAAATTAATAAGCTCGGGTAG